Proteins found in one Pseudomonadota bacterium genomic segment:
- a CDS encoding heavy metal translocating P-type ATPase — translation MAASQPCFHCGEPIPKGSQLTITVSGADQPVCCAGCQAVARLIADAGLDNYYRYREGFAEVPDTNQTDCDWSAFDRDEARRDFVTDLGGNQKEACLLIEGLRCAACGWLIENALNKQPGIVSCQVNPASGRALVRWDNGTVALSQVLRRIAALGYRPQPEQADAADSLIIRERRAALTRLAVAGLGMMQVMMYATGLYAGAYQGIAAEHEQFLRLVSLLFATPVVFFAGAPFFRSAWRGLKARRPGMDVPVTLAIATAYGASVWSTLIGGGEVYFESVTMFIFFLTVARYLEMAARHRARFTTHSLVTLLPSTCLRLEKNRPQSVLCSELTVGDTVIVPRGAPIPADGTVLDETAYVDESILTGESSPQRKSIGDALLAGSLNAGETLHLKVARIGAETTVSHIVRLLQRAQAERPQIAVMADRIATYFVTGVLIAAGLVGLGWWQFAPERTFEVVLAVLVVTCPCALSLATPAALVAGTARLLSQGVLTLRTETLEILAKADRIVMDKTGTLTEGQIRIRRVMPLGGLTEQHALAIAAALESGNEHPVARAFAEIEIRPTVEKLRAHPSRGIEGEIEDKRWRIGTPDFVAELRNGEPLSPPCDADQAWIVLMDRTGNGAWFQLGDPIRPEAFETIHVLRALGLEIEIASGDRTATVAAVADKLGIERYAGGLSPDEKLNRLRQLQANGHRVITVGDGVNDAPFLSGADASVAMGSGSALTQKQADLVLLRNQLSTLTDTIVIARGLRRTIAQNLMWALAYNLVALPLAAAGLLAPWMAALGMSISSLVVVGNAQRLGRSSASIAPKAVSGMTPEIAGQIPG, via the coding sequence ATGGCGGCAAGCCAACCCTGCTTTCACTGTGGCGAGCCGATCCCGAAAGGGTCGCAGTTGACGATTACCGTATCTGGCGCCGATCAACCGGTGTGCTGCGCCGGTTGCCAAGCCGTAGCCCGGCTCATTGCGGATGCCGGACTCGATAACTACTACCGTTACCGCGAAGGCTTCGCCGAAGTACCCGATACCAACCAAACCGATTGCGATTGGAGTGCATTCGACCGGGATGAGGCACGCCGTGATTTCGTCACCGACCTGGGCGGGAATCAAAAAGAAGCCTGTCTTCTGATCGAAGGCTTACGCTGTGCCGCCTGCGGCTGGCTGATCGAGAACGCGCTCAACAAACAACCGGGAATCGTCAGCTGTCAGGTCAATCCGGCCTCCGGACGGGCCCTCGTCCGCTGGGACAATGGCACCGTCGCATTGAGTCAGGTGTTGCGACGCATCGCCGCTCTGGGGTATCGCCCCCAACCGGAGCAAGCCGATGCCGCCGACAGCCTGATCATCCGTGAACGCCGCGCGGCCCTCACACGACTTGCCGTGGCGGGTCTGGGCATGATGCAAGTGATGATGTACGCCACCGGCCTATACGCCGGCGCTTATCAGGGAATTGCGGCAGAGCACGAGCAGTTTCTTCGGTTGGTGAGCCTGCTGTTTGCCACGCCCGTCGTGTTCTTCGCAGGCGCACCGTTTTTTCGCAGCGCCTGGCGCGGCTTGAAAGCCCGCAGGCCGGGTATGGACGTCCCTGTTACCCTGGCGATCGCCACCGCATATGGAGCCAGCGTGTGGTCCACACTGATCGGCGGCGGGGAAGTCTATTTCGAATCGGTCACGATGTTCATTTTCTTCCTCACCGTGGCGCGCTATTTGGAGATGGCCGCGCGCCACCGTGCCCGCTTCACCACCCACAGTTTGGTCACGCTATTGCCGTCCACGTGTCTGCGCTTGGAGAAAAATCGACCGCAGAGTGTCCTCTGTAGCGAGTTGACTGTCGGTGATACCGTGATCGTCCCCCGCGGCGCACCCATACCGGCCGACGGAACGGTACTGGACGAGACCGCCTATGTAGACGAGTCGATTCTCACCGGCGAATCCTCACCGCAACGAAAATCCATCGGCGATGCCCTGTTGGCGGGCAGCTTGAACGCCGGTGAGACGCTCCACCTCAAGGTGGCTAGGATTGGCGCCGAAACCACGGTTTCCCACATCGTCAGATTGCTGCAACGTGCCCAGGCCGAACGACCCCAGATCGCGGTCATGGCCGACCGTATCGCAACGTACTTCGTCACCGGCGTGCTGATTGCAGCGGGGCTGGTGGGTTTGGGGTGGTGGCAATTCGCCCCGGAACGGACATTCGAAGTCGTCCTGGCCGTGCTGGTCGTCACCTGCCCATGCGCCCTATCACTCGCCACGCCAGCAGCGTTGGTCGCGGGAACGGCCCGACTACTTTCCCAGGGCGTTCTCACCTTGCGAACGGAAACGCTGGAAATCCTCGCCAAAGCAGACCGCATTGTCATGGATAAAACAGGCACGCTGACCGAAGGCCAAATACGGATCCGCCGCGTCATGCCCTTGGGTGGACTCACCGAACAGCACGCGCTGGCAATCGCTGCGGCTTTGGAATCCGGTAACGAACATCCCGTCGCGCGCGCCTTCGCCGAGATTGAAATCCGACCGACGGTTGAGAAGCTTCGCGCCCATCCCTCCCGCGGGATCGAGGGGGAAATCGAAGACAAGCGATGGCGAATCGGAACGCCCGATTTCGTTGCCGAATTGCGCAACGGAGAGCCGCTCTCGCCACCGTGTGATGCCGACCAGGCTTGGATTGTTCTGATGGATCGAACGGGCAATGGCGCTTGGTTTCAATTGGGTGATCCAATCCGACCGGAAGCCTTCGAGACGATCCATGTCTTAAGAGCGCTCGGGTTGGAAATCGAGATCGCCAGCGGCGATCGCACCGCGACGGTCGCCGCGGTGGCGGATAAACTGGGCATCGAGCGCTACGCCGGCGGCCTGTCCCCGGACGAGAAGCTGAACCGGCTGCGTCAATTGCAAGCGAATGGACATCGTGTCATTACCGTGGGTGACGGCGTTAACGACGCCCCGTTTCTCTCCGGTGCTGATGCCTCGGTGGCCATGGGCAGCGGCAGCGCATTGACGCAAAAACAAGCCGACCTGGTTTTACTTCGCAATCAGCTCTCCACCCTGACCGACACGATCGTGATCGCTCGCGGTTTGAGGCGGACAATTGCCCAAAATCTGATGTGGGCCCTGGCCTACAACCTCGTTGCATTGCCGTTGGCCGCGGCGGGCCTTCTCGCCCCCTGGATGGCTGCACTCGGGATGTCTATCAGCTCTTTGGTCGTGGTCGGTAACGCCCAGCGTCTGGGCCGCTCGTCGGCCAGCATCGCACCCAAAGCGGTATCAGGGATGACGCCCGAAATTGCCGGTCAGATCCCCGGATGA
- the ccoS gene encoding cbb3-type cytochrome oxidase assembly protein CcoS, producing the protein MNIIFVLIPLSAVLVLVAIAAFFWAVRSGQFDDLDSPAYRILLDDESTPDEDSNSENRTADDRKP; encoded by the coding sequence ATGAACATTATCTTCGTGCTGATCCCCTTGAGTGCCGTGCTGGTGCTGGTGGCGATTGCGGCATTTTTCTGGGCGGTTCGTAGCGGCCAGTTTGACGATCTCGACAGCCCGGCTTATCGCATTTTGCTCGATGACGAGTCCACGCCAGATGAGGACTCGAATAGCGAAAATCGCACGGCCGACGACCGGAAACCATGA
- the fnr gene encoding fumarate/nitrate reduction transcriptional regulator Fnr: MSTVLRLQDIKRACGNCSLRELCLPYGINQEEMARLEDIVERKRPFSRGHTLFHQGESLKAIYAIRTGSVKSHTVGPDGAEQITGFHFPGELVGLDAIADEVHDCTVTALEATSVCELPFDRLDELCDEIPGLRRQLMRLLSREIIQDQQLLLLLGKKSAEERLASLLLSLSGRFQLRGLSATEFNLSMSRGDIANYLGLAVETVSRMFARFQADGLIHIEGRSVNVLDMHRLKGLADIETDRDACQRA; this comes from the coding sequence ATGAGCACGGTACTTCGGTTACAGGACATCAAGCGCGCCTGTGGTAACTGCAGCCTTCGTGAACTTTGCCTTCCCTACGGTATCAATCAAGAAGAGATGGCTCGACTGGAAGATATTGTCGAGCGAAAACGACCGTTTTCCAGAGGGCATACCTTGTTTCATCAGGGGGAATCTCTGAAAGCGATTTACGCCATTCGGACCGGTTCGGTTAAAAGCCACACCGTCGGACCCGACGGCGCGGAACAGATCACGGGGTTTCATTTTCCCGGCGAACTGGTTGGCCTGGATGCCATTGCCGATGAGGTTCACGATTGCACGGTCACTGCGCTGGAAGCCACCAGCGTTTGTGAGTTGCCGTTTGATCGGCTCGATGAGCTGTGTGATGAGATTCCGGGTTTGCGGCGTCAGTTGATGCGGTTGCTCTCTCGGGAGATCATTCAAGACCAGCAATTGCTGCTTTTGTTGGGCAAGAAAAGCGCTGAAGAGCGACTCGCCTCGCTGTTGTTGAGTCTTTCCGGTCGCTTCCAACTTCGGGGCCTGTCCGCCACTGAATTCAACCTCAGCATGTCCCGAGGCGATATCGCCAATTATCTGGGCCTGGCGGTGGAAACCGTGAGTCGAATGTTCGCCCGCTTTCAGGCGGATGGCCTGATCCACATCGAAGGGCGCAGCGTTAACGTATTGGATATGCATCGCTTGAAAGGCTTGGCCGATATCGAAACGGATCGAGACGCTTGCCAACGGGCTTGA
- a CDS encoding GNAT family N-acetyltransferase — translation MITTIALAESDVDILACHPVMHELRPAITRDEFLVRVRRQQTSGYHLAFVGLQGDPVAVAGFRIGENLAWGRFLYVDDLVTRSHNRSQGHGRSLLNWLAQFGLDAGCEQMHLDSGLQRVDAHRFYEREAMPATGYHFAKTLAHHQPD, via the coding sequence ATGATCACCACCATTGCCTTGGCCGAATCCGACGTCGACATTCTGGCATGCCATCCCGTCATGCACGAACTGCGACCAGCCATCACCCGGGACGAATTCCTGGTACGCGTACGTCGTCAGCAAACGTCCGGCTATCACCTGGCCTTTGTGGGTCTGCAAGGCGATCCGGTCGCCGTCGCCGGTTTTCGCATCGGCGAAAACCTGGCATGGGGCCGCTTTCTCTATGTGGACGACCTGGTCACCCGCAGTCATAACCGGTCTCAGGGACACGGTCGATCCTTACTCAATTGGCTGGCTCAATTCGGCCTGGACGCCGGTTGTGAGCAGATGCACTTGGATTCGGGTCTTCAACGCGTAGACGCTCACCGCTTCTACGAGCGGGAAGCGATGCCGGCGACCGGCTATCATTTCGCCAAAACGCTGGCGCATCATCAGCCCGACTAA
- a CDS encoding error-prone DNA polymerase gives MDYAELHCISNFTFLRGASHPEELIARAAELGYRALAITDECSLAGVVRAHVAAKDHPIRLLVGSEFRLIDGIRLVLLASCVDGYHQLSRLISHARRQAEKGTYRLDRTDLPGRVDDCLALWIAGDMPSASTAQWFAQTFPGRGWLAVELHQAGDDLTVLARARRLAEFHELPLVAGGGVNMHDADRRALQDTLTAIRLNRPVGELGAALDPNAERHLRAKDRLAELYPQGMLAETVRIAERCQFSLDELRYSYPREIAPEGLTPTAYLRKLVRAGQRTHWPDGTPAEVSVQLEQELGLIGELGYEPYFLTVYDLVRFARQQGILCQGRGSAANSAVCYCLGITAVDPARSNLLFERFMSRERNEPPDIDVDFEHDRREEVIQYIYAKYGRQRAALAATVITYRPRSALRDVGKALGLAPAQLDALAKAMQWWDGRQVSPERIREAGFDPDSRIMRQLMGLVNTLIGFPRHLSQHVGGFVISDDRLDSLVPIENAAMTDRTVIQWDKDDLDALGILKIDVLALGMLSVIRRCFELLDSTYGRQLTLHTLPPEDPAVYRMLQRGDSVGVFQVESRAQMAMLPRLKPKCFYDLVIEVAIVRPGPIQGGMVHPYLARRAGEAEIPHYPDPRVERVLGRTLGVPIFQEQVMQLAVVAAGFTPGEADQLRRSMAAWHRKGGLEPFRDKLIRGMTDRGYEASFAEQIYNQIKGFGEYGFPESHSASFALLVYASAWLKHYYPAAFCAALLNSQPMGFYAPAQLVQDARRHGVAVRPVDVLNSDWETTLESAQESSEVAMRLGFSQVNGLSKTGAKKLLAARDQDAFTRVSELVHRAGLNRRDLEALAAADALSSLAGDRHQARWQATGVVPETPLLTDQTEFADTAVDLPVPTTRDEVYADYASVGLTLREHPIGLLRPRLARRRVTTAVDLRQLSSDRFVRVAGLVINRQRPGSASGVVFMTLEDETGQVNLVVYPSVMERQRAIALRAGLLLVKGNVQREGEVIHVIAGELEDLTPWLGEFTVTSRDFH, from the coding sequence ATGGACTACGCCGAACTCCACTGCATTTCCAACTTCACCTTCTTGCGGGGCGCGTCGCACCCTGAAGAGCTGATCGCGCGTGCCGCCGAGTTGGGCTATCGCGCCTTGGCCATCACCGATGAGTGTTCCCTGGCGGGCGTCGTGCGGGCCCATGTGGCGGCCAAAGATCATCCCATTCGGTTGCTGGTCGGCAGCGAGTTCCGTCTCATCGACGGTATTCGTCTCGTGCTGTTGGCTAGCTGTGTCGATGGCTATCACCAACTGTCCCGGCTCATCAGCCACGCACGCCGGCAAGCGGAAAAGGGTACTTATCGACTGGACCGGACCGATCTCCCAGGACGGGTTGATGATTGCCTGGCGCTCTGGATAGCGGGCGATATGCCCTCGGCAAGCACGGCCCAATGGTTTGCACAAACCTTTCCTGGGCGCGGCTGGTTGGCCGTGGAGTTGCATCAGGCAGGGGACGATTTGACCGTGCTGGCCCGCGCTCGGCGGCTGGCCGAATTCCACGAGCTCCCCCTGGTGGCGGGGGGTGGGGTAAATATGCATGATGCCGACCGGCGGGCGTTGCAGGATACACTGACCGCCATCCGGCTGAATCGTCCGGTGGGCGAGTTGGGCGCGGCTTTGGACCCCAATGCCGAGCGGCATCTGCGAGCGAAGGACAGGCTGGCCGAATTGTATCCGCAGGGGATGCTCGCGGAGACCGTTCGTATCGCCGAGCGTTGCCAGTTCTCCCTCGACGAATTGCGATACAGCTACCCACGCGAGATTGCTCCGGAGGGACTAACACCCACCGCTTATCTCCGGAAATTGGTGCGCGCCGGTCAACGGACGCATTGGCCCGATGGCACACCGGCCGAGGTCAGCGTTCAGCTCGAGCAAGAGCTGGGCCTGATTGGCGAGCTGGGCTACGAGCCGTATTTTTTGACCGTTTACGATCTGGTTCGTTTCGCCCGGCAGCAGGGGATTCTCTGCCAGGGGCGCGGATCGGCTGCGAACTCCGCGGTTTGTTACTGCCTGGGTATCACGGCCGTCGATCCGGCCCGATCCAATCTTCTGTTCGAACGATTCATGTCGCGCGAGCGAAACGAGCCGCCCGATATCGACGTGGATTTTGAGCACGACCGCCGTGAAGAGGTGATTCAGTACATCTATGCCAAATATGGGCGCCAGCGCGCCGCGTTGGCGGCGACGGTGATCACCTATCGGCCTCGAAGTGCGTTGCGGGATGTGGGCAAGGCGCTGGGGCTGGCGCCCGCTCAGTTGGATGCCCTGGCCAAGGCCATGCAGTGGTGGGACGGTCGGCAGGTTTCCCCGGAGCGCATTCGCGAGGCGGGCTTTGATCCCGACAGCCGCATCATGCGACAGCTCATGGGATTGGTGAATACCCTGATCGGTTTTCCTCGCCATTTGTCGCAGCACGTGGGCGGCTTTGTGATCTCGGATGATCGGCTCGATTCTCTGGTGCCGATCGAAAACGCCGCCATGACGGACCGAACGGTGATTCAGTGGGACAAAGACGATCTGGATGCCTTGGGCATTCTGAAAATCGATGTGCTCGCGTTGGGTATGCTGAGCGTCATTCGGCGTTGCTTCGAGCTACTGGACTCGACATATGGTCGCCAGCTGACCTTGCACACGTTGCCGCCGGAAGATCCGGCGGTTTACCGCATGTTGCAGCGCGGCGATTCGGTGGGGGTTTTTCAAGTGGAATCGCGGGCCCAGATGGCCATGTTGCCGCGCTTAAAACCCAAATGTTTCTACGACTTGGTCATTGAGGTCGCCATCGTCAGACCCGGTCCCATCCAGGGCGGCATGGTGCATCCTTATCTCGCCCGCCGAGCCGGCGAGGCGGAGATTCCCCACTATCCCGATCCGCGTGTCGAGCGTGTACTGGGCCGCACCTTGGGCGTGCCCATATTTCAGGAGCAGGTCATGCAGCTTGCCGTGGTGGCGGCGGGTTTCACTCCTGGCGAGGCCGACCAACTGAGGCGGTCCATGGCGGCGTGGCACCGTAAGGGCGGCTTGGAGCCATTTCGCGACAAACTGATTCGGGGTATGACCGACCGCGGTTACGAGGCGAGCTTTGCGGAACAGATTTACAATCAGATCAAAGGTTTCGGGGAGTATGGTTTTCCCGAGTCTCATTCCGCCAGCTTTGCTTTGCTGGTCTATGCCTCGGCGTGGTTGAAACACTACTATCCGGCGGCCTTTTGTGCGGCATTACTCAACAGTCAGCCCATGGGGTTTTATGCGCCGGCCCAGTTGGTGCAAGATGCCCGGCGCCATGGTGTGGCGGTCAGGCCGGTGGATGTATTGAACAGCGACTGGGAGACCACCTTGGAGAGTGCGCAAGAGTCTTCAGAGGTGGCGATGCGGCTGGGTTTTTCGCAGGTTAACGGGTTATCCAAAACCGGTGCGAAAAAACTCCTTGCGGCCCGTGACCAGGATGCGTTCACCCGCGTTTCCGAATTGGTCCACCGGGCGGGTTTGAATCGCCGCGATCTGGAGGCCCTGGCGGCGGCAGACGCCTTAAGCAGTTTGGCAGGCGATCGCCATCAAGCCCGTTGGCAGGCCACGGGGGTTGTACCGGAAACACCTTTACTCACCGATCAGACCGAGTTCGCCGATACGGCGGTCGATTTGCCGGTGCCGACGACGCGCGATGAGGTCTATGCCGACTACGCCTCGGTCGGTCTCACGTTGCGGGAACACCCCATCGGCTTGTTGAGGCCCCGTCTGGCCCGTCGGCGAGTGACGACGGCGGTGGACCTCAGGCAGCTTTCGTCGGACCGCTTTGTCCGTGTGGCCGGCCTGGTGATCAATCGGCAGCGGCCGGGTAGCGCCAGCGGGGTCGTTTTTATGACGCTGGAAGACGAAACCGGTCAGGTGAATCTGGTTGTCTATCCATCGGTCATGGAACGCCAGCGCGCCATTGCCTTGCGGGCTGGCTTATTGCTGGTCAAAGGCAATGTCCAGCGCGAAGGCGAGGTGATTCATGTGATTGCCGGTGAGCTTGAAGATCTCACACCCTGGTTGGGTGAGTTCACGGTGACCTCACGCGATTTTCATTGA
- a CDS encoding sugar phosphorylase, producing the protein MKNLDLLPRWFIERAGSRLSVLYGPQRSPEVFGRLVPLLVEQGIASKHEEKPKWSERDAILICYGDSIRSPDETPLHTLHEFVRKNLSDVINCVHILPFFPYSSDDGFAVVDYQAVNSELGDWDDIENLSQDFGLMMDLVINHVSREHPWFVDYLRDELPGRDFFIELPPDTDVSMVVRPRNHPLLTPVHTRHGVKYLWATFSEDQIDLNFSNPDVLLAFVEILLMYVRMGARFIRLDAVAFLWKTVGTRCIHLRETHEVVKLLRDILEVTAPHVVLLTETNVPNGENLSYFGHSDEAHMVYQFTLPPLLLHAMHNGTSQYLTDWSADMPRPPKGCTYMNFVASHDGIGLRPTEGLLPPEDLKELVASMHRYGGFVTMRSNGDGTESPYEINISLFDALSGTRHGRDAWQVQRFVCCQTIMFALQGIPALYIHSLTATPNDRDLVDKTGRTRSINRHKWESETLNALLANGMTPNAQVFDELRRLLSIRRKQAAFHPDSRQETLRMGHGLFGVIRESVDGRHALYAISNVTDQVQSFSLTDHRKADRSRAWYELIRGAPIDISASCTLQPYQTVWISG; encoded by the coding sequence ATGAAAAATCTCGATCTGCTTCCGCGTTGGTTCATCGAGCGGGCGGGTTCCCGCCTGTCCGTGCTGTATGGTCCGCAACGGTCGCCTGAAGTGTTCGGTCGTCTGGTCCCCTTGTTGGTTGAGCAGGGCATTGCGTCCAAGCATGAAGAAAAGCCGAAGTGGTCGGAGCGAGATGCGATTCTGATTTGCTACGGCGACAGTATTCGATCACCCGATGAGACGCCGCTGCATACTTTGCACGAATTTGTTCGGAAAAACTTGAGCGATGTGATCAATTGCGTGCATATCCTGCCGTTTTTTCCATACAGCTCCGATGACGGCTTCGCTGTGGTGGATTACCAGGCAGTGAATTCGGAGTTGGGGGATTGGGACGATATTGAGAATTTGTCCCAGGATTTCGGGCTGATGATGGATCTGGTCATCAACCACGTCTCCCGTGAGCATCCTTGGTTCGTGGATTACCTTCGCGACGAGTTGCCGGGACGGGATTTTTTCATTGAACTGCCGCCGGACACCGATGTGTCGATGGTGGTTCGTCCCCGTAATCATCCTTTGCTGACACCCGTGCACACGCGTCATGGCGTGAAATACTTGTGGGCCACATTCAGCGAAGATCAGATCGACCTCAATTTTTCCAATCCCGATGTGTTGCTGGCTTTTGTCGAAATCCTGCTGATGTATGTTCGGATGGGCGCCCGTTTTATTCGCCTGGATGCCGTGGCCTTTTTATGGAAAACGGTGGGCACTCGATGCATTCATCTGCGAGAAACCCATGAAGTGGTCAAACTGCTGCGCGATATTCTGGAAGTCACCGCACCGCATGTGGTGCTGTTGACCGAAACTAATGTGCCGAACGGCGAGAATCTCAGCTATTTCGGTCACAGCGATGAAGCGCACATGGTTTATCAGTTTACGCTGCCACCGTTGTTGCTCCACGCCATGCACAATGGGACCTCCCAGTACCTGACGGACTGGTCGGCGGACATGCCACGTCCGCCGAAAGGGTGTACCTATATGAACTTTGTGGCATCCCATGACGGGATCGGTTTGCGTCCCACCGAAGGTCTGTTGCCGCCAGAAGATCTAAAAGAGCTGGTGGCTTCGATGCACCGTTACGGCGGTTTCGTGACCATGCGCAGTAACGGAGATGGCACTGAAAGCCCCTACGAAATCAACATCTCTCTGTTTGATGCCTTATCCGGCACCCGTCATGGACGCGACGCCTGGCAAGTTCAGCGATTCGTCTGCTGTCAGACCATCATGTTTGCGCTTCAAGGCATTCCCGCGCTCTACATTCACAGCCTGACCGCGACCCCCAACGACCGTGATCTGGTGGACAAAACCGGTCGCACCCGCTCCATCAATCGGCATAAATGGGAAAGTGAGACCCTCAATGCGCTGCTCGCCAATGGCATGACACCCAATGCCCAGGTCTTCGATGAGCTGCGCCGCTTGTTATCCATACGGCGAAAACAGGCGGCATTTCATCCTGATTCCCGCCAAGAGACCCTTCGTATGGGCCATGGATTATTCGGCGTCATACGGGAGTCTGTAGACGGCCGACATGCACTCTACGCCATCAGCAACGTGACCGATCAAGTGCAGAGTTTTTCCTTGACGGATCATCGGAAGGCCGATCGATCCCGCGCCTGGTATGAATTGATCCGGGGGGCGCCCATCGATATCTCGGCGAGTTGCACGCTCCAGCCCTACCAGACGGTTTGGATCTCCGGGTGA
- the atpD gene encoding F0F1 ATP synthase subunit beta: MITQTDPSPQTKPTGTVVAVNGSIVDVHFPSVLPPVNRALRVGLRGQIVVEVAVHLNATTIRGIALNSTQGLARGEPAVDTGDHLTVPVGDPLLGRMVNVFGDPIDRGGPLATRERRSIHGSPPQLAEQPVTADIFETGIKAIDLLAPLERGGKSGLFGGAGVGKTVVITELIHNTAGRYHGVSLFCGIGERCREAEELFREMSDAGVLQDAVMVFGQMNEAPGARFRVGHAALTIAEYFRDTQGRDVLLLVDNIFRFIQAGTEVSGLMGRIPSQLGYQPTLATDLAALEERICNSPTGAITSVQAVYVPADDFTDPAATHTFGHLSAFIVLSRKRASQGFYPAVDPLQSSSKMLSPNVVGERHYRIAQEVRRVLAEYEELKDIIAMLGIEELSERDRHTVQLARRLERFLTQPFFTTEQFTGKPGRLVSRTETVDGCERILQGEFDDFPEKALYMIGAVDDAHATAETS; this comes from the coding sequence GTGATCACACAAACCGATCCGAGCCCACAAACGAAACCGACCGGAACGGTGGTTGCCGTCAACGGCAGCATCGTGGATGTTCATTTTCCCAGCGTCCTTCCGCCGGTGAATCGAGCCCTGCGCGTGGGCCTGCGGGGTCAAATCGTTGTCGAAGTGGCGGTGCACCTGAACGCCACCACCATTCGCGGCATCGCCCTGAATTCGACCCAGGGGTTGGCACGCGGCGAACCCGCCGTCGACACCGGCGATCACCTCACCGTCCCGGTGGGTGATCCATTACTCGGCCGCATGGTCAACGTCTTCGGTGACCCCATTGACCGCGGTGGGCCACTGGCAACCCGTGAGCGTCGCTCCATACACGGTTCGCCCCCTCAACTGGCCGAACAACCCGTCACCGCTGACATTTTCGAAACCGGCATCAAGGCCATCGACCTGCTGGCGCCGCTGGAACGCGGCGGAAAGTCCGGGCTGTTCGGCGGTGCGGGGGTCGGAAAAACGGTGGTGATTACGGAGTTGATTCACAACACGGCGGGACGCTATCACGGCGTCAGCCTGTTTTGCGGCATCGGGGAACGCTGCCGGGAAGCCGAAGAGCTGTTCCGCGAAATGAGCGACGCCGGCGTGTTGCAAGACGCGGTGATGGTGTTCGGACAAATGAACGAAGCGCCCGGCGCGCGCTTTCGGGTCGGTCACGCCGCCTTGACCATAGCCGAGTATTTTCGCGACACTCAAGGACGGGACGTCCTGCTTCTGGTCGATAACATTTTTCGGTTTATCCAGGCCGGCACGGAAGTGTCCGGACTGATGGGCCGCATCCCCTCACAACTGGGTTATCAGCCCACGCTCGCCACCGATCTTGCTGCTTTGGAAGAGCGCATTTGCAATTCGCCCACCGGCGCCATCACCTCCGTACAGGCGGTTTACGTACCGGCCGACGACTTCACCGATCCCGCGGCCACCCACACCTTCGGTCATCTTTCCGCCTTTATCGTGCTCTCGCGCAAGCGAGCCAGTCAGGGCTTTTATCCGGCCGTAGATCCCTTGCAATCCAGCTCGAAAATGTTGAGCCCCAACGTGGTGGGCGAACGCCACTACCGCATCGCCCAAGAAGTCCGACGGGTCCTCGCCGAATACGAGGAACTGAAAGACATCATCGCCATGCTGGGTATCGAGGAGTTGTCCGAACGGGACCGACACACGGTACAACTGGCCCGCCGCCTGGAGAGATTTCTGACCCAACCGTTTTTCACCACCGAACAGTTCACCGGCAAGCCCGGCCGCCTGGTTTCGCGCACGGAGACCGTGGACGGCTGCGAGCGTATCCTTCAAGGCGAGTTCGACGATTTTCCCGAAAAGGCCTTGTACATGATCGGCGCGGTGGACGATGCCCACGCGACGGCGGAGACCTCCTAG
- a CDS encoding F0F1 ATP synthase subunit epsilon: MTMQLRVLLPTEIFLDQTVLKVIAEAENGLFCLEPRHVDFVTVLVPGLLIYHDESNQERIAAVDHGILVKAGEEVLISTHNAVLGDDLTTLRSSVVATFRQLDEHQRVTRSALARLEAGVARRFIELQHEGL, from the coding sequence ATGACCATGCAGCTGAGAGTGTTGTTGCCCACGGAGATCTTTTTGGATCAAACCGTGCTGAAGGTGATCGCGGAAGCGGAAAACGGATTGTTTTGCCTAGAACCACGCCATGTGGACTTTGTCACCGTATTGGTGCCGGGTCTTTTGATTTACCACGACGAAAGCAATCAGGAACGGATTGCCGCTGTTGACCACGGTATTTTGGTGAAGGCCGGCGAGGAGGTACTGATCTCCACCCACAACGCTGTATTGGGGGATGATCTGACCACCTTGCGCTCATCGGTCGTGGCGACATTCCGCCAATTGGATGAACACCAGCGCGTCACCCGCAGCGCACTGGCCCGACTGGAAGCCGGCGTGGCGCGTCGTTTTATCGAACTCCAGCATGAAGGGCTGTGA
- a CDS encoding AtpZ/AtpI family protein, translating into MSREVGRKAARRLRAKENRGRGVLFGLGMFGLVGWSIAVPTVLGIALGNWIDHRWPGEISWTLTLLFIGLILGCINAWRWVKQESRGANPS; encoded by the coding sequence ATGAGCCGAGAGGTGGGCCGCAAGGCGGCCCGTCGACTTCGCGCCAAAGAAAATCGCGGGCGCGGCGTTTTGTTCGGCCTGGGCATGTTCGGCTTGGTAGGCTGGTCCATTGCGGTACCAACCGTGCTCGGCATCGCCCTGGGCAACTGGATCGACCACCGTTGGCCGGGGGAGATATCGTGGACGCTGACGCTGCTGTTTATCGGACTGATCCTGGGATGCATCAACGCCTGGCGTTGGGTCAAACAGGAAAGTCGCGGTGCCAACCCGTCTTGA